The following are encoded together in the Streptomyces sp. NBC_00341 genome:
- a CDS encoding MbtH family protein: MTNPFDDESGRFVTLVNGEGQYSLWPAHIEIPGGWSVGGPEGSRQECLDAIEAGWTDMRPTSLVRMMEADAGQGTRPSP, translated from the coding sequence GTGACCAATCCTTTCGATGACGAGTCGGGGCGGTTCGTGACGCTGGTGAATGGCGAGGGTCAGTACTCGCTGTGGCCGGCGCACATCGAAATCCCGGGCGGCTGGAGCGTGGGCGGCCCGGAAGGATCGCGTCAGGAGTGTCTGGACGCGATCGAGGCCGGGTGGACCGATATGCGGCCCACCAGCCTGGTGCGGATGATGGAGGCCGACGCCGGACAGGGGACGCGTCCGAGCCCTTGA
- a CDS encoding LysR family transcriptional regulator produces METRELRYFVAVAEELHFGRAAQRLKIAQPPLSRAIQQLERRLGAALLDRTSRTVTLTEAGSVLLVEGRAALDAVDAAERRARRAALSATGSPGLVLVTKASASRELLANLLDTYAAKPGAVPIDVILCGPSEQQRLLRQGRADVALLHRPFDSTAGFDAEELGTEGQVVVLPSGHPLTSRAHVRMADISDLPGLPLPRWPDPDGTYPPGPGPQVRDHAQLLQLVALGRACAVSPESCRAQLHGDLAAVPVLDAPTVTTVIAWPPHSRSGAVADLVRTATGL; encoded by the coding sequence ATGGAGACCCGGGAACTGCGCTATTTCGTCGCTGTCGCCGAAGAATTGCACTTCGGGCGCGCCGCGCAGCGGCTCAAGATCGCGCAGCCGCCTCTGTCACGGGCGATCCAGCAGCTCGAACGCCGCCTCGGTGCAGCGCTGCTCGATCGGACCAGCCGCACCGTTACGCTGACCGAGGCCGGCTCGGTGCTGTTGGTGGAGGGCAGGGCGGCCCTCGACGCGGTCGACGCCGCCGAACGCCGGGCCCGCCGCGCCGCACTTTCCGCGACCGGCAGCCCCGGGCTGGTCCTGGTCACGAAAGCCAGTGCGTCCAGAGAACTGCTGGCGAATCTGCTGGACACGTATGCCGCCAAACCCGGCGCGGTCCCCATCGACGTCATCCTGTGCGGCCCGTCCGAGCAGCAACGACTCCTGCGCCAGGGCCGGGCCGACGTGGCCCTGCTGCACCGGCCGTTCGACTCGACGGCCGGGTTCGACGCAGAAGAGCTCGGCACGGAAGGCCAGGTCGTGGTCCTGCCGTCCGGACATCCGCTCACCTCCCGGGCCCATGTGCGCATGGCCGATATCAGCGATCTGCCTGGCCTGCCCCTGCCGCGCTGGCCCGACCCCGACGGTACCTACCCGCCCGGCCCCGGCCCGCAGGTCCGCGACCACGCGCAGTTGTTGCAGCTCGTCGCACTCGGTCGTGCTTGCGCGGTCTCACCGGAGTCGTGCCGAGCCCAACTTCACGGCGACCTCGCGGCCGTGCCCGTGCTGGACGCCCCGACAGTCACCACCGTGATCGCCTGGCCGCCCCACAGCCGGTCCGGAGCCGTCGCCGACCTTGTCCGGACTGCGACGGGTCTCTAA
- a CDS encoding RICIN domain-containing protein produces MFHASPLRPRTRAAGAALVMAAAAIGLAGSGTAAQAADPTAQVWVTTPDGGKKLSAEGTVPFDESAQPVDIRIDGTSKGQRFTGAGASVTGASAHLIQGLPQDKRDALMGSLFSTGGDGIGLTYLRQPLGSSDFNADSSLYTYEDTPGSFSIDRDKAEIIPVLKQATAVNSSIRFMGTPWTPPAWMKTNNALNGGSLKPESYQAYADYLVKAIQAYGQQGITLTDLSVQNEPEFAASYPSMTMTSSQQADFIKVLDRALTSAGLPTNLLAFDHNWDHPDYPIGVFNGTQGINRVIGAAFHCYGGTPAAQQQVIDVGKRVFFTECSGTESADRSTTFADTLKWHAENLVVQNMRNGGETVVDWNLALDQNGGPHQGGCADRCNGVVEIAGGNVTRNAEYYVLGHVSKFVRPGATRIGSTSQGNGGVENVAFQNPDGTRAAYVVNTASGAQRFSLTDNGKSLVYTLPAGAVATFVWSGTDGGTTEPPAEGSIDPAAWYRVSNIGSGACLDAADWGTADGTALQQWSCGTGANQSWQFRPVGDGTYQVVNRHNTKVWDVDGGPGATAAGTRVHLWTYVGGANQQWKAESAGTAGRYRFVARNSGKCLSVDGASTADGARLSQQSCDGSSAQAFSLGG; encoded by the coding sequence ATGTTCCACGCCAGTCCCCTCCGCCCCCGGACGCGCGCCGCAGGCGCCGCCCTCGTGATGGCCGCGGCGGCCATCGGCCTGGCCGGCAGCGGTACAGCCGCGCAGGCCGCCGACCCCACGGCACAGGTATGGGTCACCACCCCCGACGGCGGAAAGAAGCTCTCCGCAGAGGGCACCGTCCCGTTCGACGAATCGGCGCAGCCCGTCGACATACGCATCGACGGCACAAGCAAGGGCCAGCGGTTCACCGGGGCCGGCGCCTCGGTCACCGGCGCCTCCGCCCACCTCATCCAGGGCCTTCCACAGGACAAGCGCGACGCGCTCATGGGCTCGCTGTTCTCCACCGGCGGTGACGGCATCGGGCTCACCTACCTGCGCCAGCCCCTCGGCAGCAGCGACTTCAACGCCGACAGCAGCCTCTACACCTACGAGGACACGCCCGGGTCCTTCTCCATCGACCGGGACAAGGCCGAGATCATCCCGGTCCTCAAGCAGGCCACAGCGGTCAACTCCTCGATCCGCTTCATGGGCACCCCTTGGACCCCGCCCGCCTGGATGAAGACCAACAACGCCCTCAACGGCGGCAGCCTCAAGCCCGAGAGCTATCAGGCATACGCCGACTACCTGGTCAAGGCGATCCAGGCGTACGGGCAGCAGGGCATCACCCTCACCGACCTGAGCGTCCAGAACGAGCCGGAGTTCGCGGCGAGTTACCCGTCGATGACCATGACGTCGTCGCAGCAGGCCGACTTCATCAAGGTGCTCGACCGCGCCCTCACCTCGGCCGGCCTGCCCACCAATCTCCTGGCGTTCGACCACAACTGGGACCACCCCGACTACCCGATCGGCGTGTTCAACGGGACCCAGGGCATCAACCGGGTGATCGGCGCGGCCTTCCACTGCTACGGCGGAACTCCCGCCGCGCAGCAGCAGGTCATCGACGTGGGGAAGCGTGTCTTCTTCACCGAGTGCTCCGGCACCGAGAGCGCCGACCGGTCCACCACCTTCGCCGACACCCTCAAGTGGCACGCCGAGAACCTCGTCGTGCAGAACATGCGCAACGGCGGCGAGACGGTCGTCGACTGGAACCTCGCCCTGGACCAGAACGGCGGCCCGCACCAGGGCGGCTGCGCCGATCGCTGCAACGGAGTCGTGGAGATCGCGGGCGGCAACGTCACACGCAACGCCGAGTACTACGTCCTCGGCCACGTCAGCAAGTTCGTCAGGCCCGGCGCCACCCGCATCGGCTCCACCAGCCAGGGCAACGGCGGTGTGGAGAACGTCGCCTTCCAGAACCCTGACGGCACCCGTGCCGCGTACGTCGTCAACACCGCTTCCGGCGCGCAGCGGTTCTCGCTGACCGACAACGGGAAGTCCCTCGTCTACACACTGCCCGCCGGCGCGGTCGCCACCTTCGTGTGGAGCGGCACCGACGGCGGCACGACGGAGCCGCCCGCCGAGGGCTCCATCGATCCGGCCGCCTGGTACCGGGTCAGTAACATCGGCAGCGGTGCCTGCCTCGACGCCGCCGACTGGGGCACCGCCGACGGAACCGCGCTCCAGCAGTGGAGCTGTGGCACCGGAGCCAACCAGAGCTGGCAGTTCCGGCCCGTCGGGGACGGCACCTACCAGGTCGTCAACCGGCACAACACCAAGGTGTGGGACGTCGACGGCGGCCCCGGTGCCACCGCGGCCGGCACCAGGGTTCACCTGTGGACGTACGTGGGAGGCGCCAACCAGCAGTGGAAGGCGGAGTCCGCCGGCACGGCGGGGCGGTACCGCTTCGTCGCACGCAACAGCGGCAAGTGCCTGTCCGTGGACGGCGCCTCCACCGCCGACGGGGCCAGGCTGTCGCAGCAGAGTTGCGACGGATCATCGGCGCAGGCGTTCTCGCTGGGCGGCTGA
- a CDS encoding TetR/AcrR family transcriptional regulator, translated as MSNQSAGGRGRAATPRTPRSPEARKRQRDILHIATDAFAARGYNNASLAEIADRAGLTQAGVLHYFRSKALLLTSVLELRDQTDIEQLGPDRPHGLEFLRHLVDTALRNAEREGIVRLYAVLSAESVTDDHPAQDYFRDRYEGLRGFVADALREACDVADEDAKRADDAANAVIAVMDGLQVQWLLAPDTVNMAASTDLVVTALLASLAPHKFGPSDTPKPDRAGFQ; from the coding sequence GTGAGCAACCAGTCAGCGGGCGGGCGTGGCCGAGCGGCCACGCCCCGCACGCCCCGAAGCCCGGAAGCCCGGAAGCGGCAGCGGGACATCCTGCACATCGCGACGGACGCCTTCGCCGCCCGCGGCTACAACAACGCCTCGCTCGCCGAGATCGCCGACCGGGCCGGGCTGACCCAGGCAGGGGTCCTGCACTACTTCCGTTCCAAGGCGCTCCTGCTCACCAGCGTCCTCGAACTCCGCGACCAGACGGACATCGAGCAACTGGGCCCCGACCGTCCTCACGGACTGGAGTTCCTGCGCCACCTGGTCGACACCGCGCTCCGCAACGCCGAACGCGAAGGCATCGTCCGCCTCTACGCAGTCCTGTCGGCGGAGTCCGTCACGGACGACCATCCGGCGCAGGACTACTTCCGAGACCGGTACGAGGGTCTGCGAGGGTTCGTCGCCGACGCGCTTCGCGAGGCGTGCGACGTGGCCGACGAGGATGCGAAGAGGGCCGACGACGCGGCCAACGCCGTCATCGCCGTGATGGACGGTCTGCAGGTGCAATGGCTGCTGGCGCCCGACACCGTGAACATGGCGGCCTCGACCGACCTGGTGGTCACGGCCCTTCTGGCGTCGCTCGCGCCCCACAAGTTCGGCCCGAGCGACACCCCGAAGCCGGACAGGGCCGGGTTCCAGTAA
- a CDS encoding SDR family NAD(P)-dependent oxidoreductase has translation MSERTIALVTGANKGIGYEIAAGLGALGWSVGIGARDDERRSAAVERLRAGGVDAFGVPLDVTDDASATAAARLIEEQAGRLDVLVNNAAITGGMPQEPTRVDPAVIRTVVEANVIGVIRVTNAMMPLLRRSASPRIVNMSSSVGSLTRQSGTTAEQTTGPVAVAYAPSKTFLNAVTLQYARELSGTNILINAGCPGYVATDLNGFRGVRTPEQGAAIAIKLATLPDDGPTGKFFEDAGEVPW, from the coding sequence ATGAGCGAACGAACGATTGCGCTGGTCACCGGCGCGAACAAGGGAATTGGCTACGAGATCGCCGCGGGCCTGGGCGCCCTCGGCTGGAGCGTCGGCATCGGCGCCCGCGACGATGAGCGACGGAGCGCCGCGGTGGAGAGGCTGCGCGCGGGCGGCGTCGACGCGTTCGGCGTACCGCTGGACGTGACCGACGACGCGAGCGCGACCGCCGCCGCACGGCTGATCGAGGAGCAGGCCGGGCGCCTCGACGTGCTCGTCAACAACGCGGCCATCACCGGCGGCATGCCGCAGGAGCCCACCCGGGTCGATCCCGCCGTCATCCGGACGGTCGTGGAGGCCAACGTGATCGGCGTCATCCGCGTAACCAACGCGATGATGCCGTTGCTGCGCCGCTCCGCCTCACCACGGATCGTGAACATGTCCAGCAGTGTCGGCTCCCTGACCCGGCAGTCGGGGACCACGGCTGAGCAGACAACAGGTCCGGTGGCCGTGGCGTACGCGCCGTCGAAGACGTTCCTGAACGCTGTCACCCTCCAGTACGCCCGGGAACTGAGCGGTACGAACATCCTGATCAACGCCGGCTGCCCCGGCTACGTCGCGACCGACCTCAACGGCTTCCGCGGTGTGCGTACCCCGGAGCAGGGCGCCGCGATCGCCATCAAACTCGCGACCCTGCCCGACGACGGTCCGACCGGCAAGTTCTTCGAGGACGCCGGCGAAGTGCCCTGGTGA
- a CDS encoding SDR family oxidoreductase, with product MTQKIWFITGASRGFGREWAIAALERGDSVAATARDLSTLGDLREKYGERLLPLRLDVTDRDAGFAAVQQAHERFGRLDVVVNNAGYGHFGLVEELTEAEARAQLDTNLFGALWITQAALPLLREQGSGHILQVSSIGGISAFPLVGIYHASKWALEGISQALAQEVAPFGIKVTLIEPGGFATDWAGSSSSTSDPLPAYADFHKEVQEQRRKRVGTPGDPAASAAAVLEIVDADEPPLRCFFGAAPLGIAKADYEQRLAVWEKWQPVAELAQG from the coding sequence ATGACGCAGAAGATCTGGTTCATCACCGGCGCCTCGCGCGGCTTCGGCAGGGAGTGGGCCATCGCCGCCCTCGAACGCGGCGATTCGGTGGCCGCGACCGCGCGCGACCTCTCCACACTGGGTGACCTGCGCGAGAAGTACGGAGAACGGCTGCTGCCTCTACGTCTCGACGTGACGGACCGTGACGCCGGCTTCGCCGCCGTACAGCAGGCGCACGAACGGTTCGGGCGTCTTGACGTGGTGGTCAACAACGCCGGTTACGGCCACTTCGGCTTGGTCGAGGAACTCACCGAGGCCGAGGCGCGCGCACAACTGGACACCAACCTGTTCGGCGCCCTGTGGATCACCCAGGCGGCACTGCCGCTGCTGCGCGAGCAGGGTAGCGGCCATATTCTCCAGGTCTCTTCCATCGGAGGCATCAGCGCCTTCCCGCTGGTCGGGATCTACCACGCGTCGAAGTGGGCGCTCGAAGGCATCAGCCAGGCGCTGGCCCAGGAAGTGGCGCCGTTCGGCATCAAGGTCACGCTGATCGAGCCGGGAGGCTTCGCCACCGACTGGGCGGGTTCGTCATCGAGCACGTCCGACCCGTTGCCCGCGTACGCCGACTTCCACAAGGAGGTGCAGGAGCAGCGCCGCAAGCGTGTCGGTACACCGGGCGACCCTGCGGCGTCCGCCGCCGCCGTGCTGGAGATCGTCGACGCCGACGAGCCGCCGCTGCGCTGCTTCTTCGGCGCGGCGCCGCTGGGCATCGCCAAGGCCGACTACGAGCAGCGACTCGCCGTGTGGGAGAAGTGGCAGCCCGTGGCGGAGCTGGCGCAGGGCTGA